The Pyxicephalus adspersus chromosome 1, UCB_Pads_2.0, whole genome shotgun sequence sequence TATGCAGCACTTGTATCATATTAACTATAAGCCCCTTtgcgggacagttagtgacatgactatggactttgtaaagcgctacgtaatatgtcggcgctatatgtGTTATATTAATAAAGGCTTCAGCTATGATATTGTACAATACCTATATAGTTTGGGGGCAATTTGGGCTGTATTCCTAACAATGGAAATGATCACCTTGCAAACAATAATAAAGTTAGATTAGTGAATACGGTGATAAGTCACTTGGCAGAGAACACTCAATcaaatgcaaacatatttaaaGAACGCTTTATTTTGTTCCACATGAttgagcttcatctcatttactgaGATGAGTGAATGAGTAGATGAGTAGACATGAGTAGACATGAGTAGAGATAAGTAGAGATGAGTAGAGATGAGTAGGGGATAATACATTTTGCTATGTTAACAgcctatattgctttagtaaatcattttctTTGAGAATTGTATTGGCCAGGTTTTGGTCTGATCAATATACCatagaaagtgttttattttatgttcaacaAGTGCAAAAATACCTGGATACTACCAGAAATGTAGTCttcctgttaattaatattaacagtatttatatagcctatatataatttatatataggttgcaaatgacagaccgatacagacaatgacacaggaagaggggaggaccctgcccagaagagcttacaatctaagaaggtGTTCTTAGCCATCTCAAGGCCATCTCAAGGACTACAGAACTCATTCATTCTTTCTACTGTATGCCATGGAAAAGAGAAGGTTTCTGTAGGCTGTTCCTTTTCTGATCTAGTAAGCTGAGTGATCATTGTCACCTTGAGATAGGAAATGTGACACTGCCATGATCACtagcttgacaaaaaaaaataaagctaatgcAGCCACCTTAGTATTTACCCCAGaattctttttaagctgggtgagaagaatcTGTAGGCGGAAGgaggcctctgtattgtgacccagcttttcagtaaccacccaaaaacagccgggtggatgaaaagtgccgggtggtgcacccagctaacaaggtctggggagaacactgccctcATCTAAAACAtcataaagtataatatatttcaTTGATAATTTTGGCTTTCAGTGCAAAGTTTACAAACAAGACACATGGTTAAGCAGctgaaaatgtgcttttatttgtttcaataaaaaaattaaatataaaaatttgtacAGAGATAAATTAGAAATTTACATATCAATAAagacatatacaaaatataacaccCATAAAAAGCAGTGTCTATATTTTCCAAAGAAGTTCACAAATTCATGTCTAACATGAGTAGATGACTTGTACCTGGAAGGTCGTGTCCACATGTCAATAGATGTTTCGTCAGCAGTACAGACAAAGCGCGGAAGGCCTCATTCTCatctttacatataaatacactGCTCAAGTGTCCGCTAGACTTCAAAGGCACAAGAGTGTTGTCTCTTTTTAAACTCACACTGATATAGATGCAGAGAGAAAAAATACAACtcctatataaattatatttccatGAATTTTCAGCCTCTATTATACATTACAAGTGcatattatttgttttccttaatAAGCAACCACAACCTACATAGAGATACCAGCATAGTGCAGAGAAAGATCATTGCTTTCTAAGTAGATGCAGCAGACTCCCTACAGAGGTCGGACACACCCCCTGCGGAATCAGACCtacagctctccaatcagcaaagctcatgcaCCCAGCTGATTGGATAGCTTGGTATGACTCAGAAGGGGGTGTGTCAGACCTCAGCAGAGATCCTGCTATATTGTACTAATGTTCTTTTCTTTCAACGCAATCCAGActgtttagatattttaaaaaatacaatattcattcatagtttttttttaagagaaaagaCATACTATATTCATTCTGCAATTAAACCTTCCTATTCATAGatctttttaaaactattttcacccaagatttaacTACAATTTACTGTGTAACTTTTTATCGCTTGAATCCAATGTGAATTTTGGGGGAAAATGTTACTTATCATGCCTAGCTCTCTACACATTCTCGACATGCCTTGGTACCATGATGAATTAGCTTCCACTATAAGAagatttcctttttgaaaaatcCCACATGTGGCTTATTGCTGCCAGATATACAGACAGATACTAAACTAAGTGCCATTGTAAAATACAGCAAACATGAAGGTCATtcaaaaattactttcaggtaCACAATATTATAACAACTTCAAAAGTATACCCAGAGAAAACACGCAAAAGCTTCCCCTTTATTATTGTCATCACGTACTATGGGATGCCTGTTCTGGCTAATAATAACATGGCTATTCCTTAAAAGGACCCCGCTGATGTAATGTGCAATTAATGTAAATTAAggcaattaaaattaatttgctagaaaaaaaaactccttcctttCAAAACCCACTGGGGATTTTCTGCATGGTCTGGCTGCAATTTTGCAGAAGTAGAAACCCTATTAAATGATATTCTATCACAAATGTGTGTGAAGGTtcttgtatatctagtagtataGAAAAACTCGTTCCCAACACTTTATgaccaaaaaataggaaaagtccCAATCCCATATATAGATACTACACATATATAGaataagaaatagaaaaaaatagagcagggttttttgcacagaaaaaacTTATATTAGGTATAACAATCAATTGTTATACCTAATATAAgttttttctgtgcaaaaaaccatgctctatttttttctatttattattctgtaatatttaGGGTTAGCACATAGTCTGTTAAAGAATCTATGTATCTTTAGGTCTCCACCAAGTATCTCTTGATTAActttgtacacacatatatatataaaattaggaaGAAGTTACGTAAAGAAAAAGGAATTGTGGGAATTCTATTAAAATAAAGAcatcagattattttattataattccaACAAATCCCTTTTCTTTAAGTAACTTGTTATCAGAGACAACTTGGTATAGAGATCATCGGATGGAACCACAGAAAGTAGTAGTAGACATCCAACACAAATGGAACTGTTGGATGCAAGGCGATAGCACTTGAAGCAAGTGAACAAAGGACTAATAGGAAAAGTATTAAAATTAATGTGGTTTTAGTAGTAGGCttgcaaataaatttaaataggaGTTGTAAGTTTTCCCATGCTAATATGTTTTCCCAACATTTGACCTTCTATATCAAAAAGGCACCACACAAAGTTAACTAAATCTATATACAGTCACATAGCAAAtagtgcattatttttttctcttataatCCATAGGAGCCTAGGCTTTCTTCCATGTATTTTCATTTATAGTGCATTTTGAACTAACCACAACAAGTTACACAAGCTGATCTTTAATGTCTGTTGACATAATTAATGTATTCCTTGCAGAGAAAGGTGATCAAACAGCTTGTGAGTCTGTAACCCTTGGAATGGGTACCCACTCCACTCATGGTAGGTATATTGCCTTTGGATAATATCCATTATGGGGGTGGAGGCAACAAAAGCCTCACCATGAAAACCAATACTGTGAGATCCATAATTCAAACAGGGTTGAATTGCAAATTGCTGGGTAATGCCTTCCTTGGAATTTGTGAATGCAACAGTGCTCTACTGAATTTTCCATATTGGGCCATTTTTCTATCATAGACAGTGGGATTGAGCCCTTTGCTGTTTGAATAAGGTGAGGTTTTTATTGTGCCCCATATCTCCTCAACTGCATCTTGTTAGTATCAATACTCTGGAACCAGTTTGCAATGTTAGTATGATCAAAAGTGGTTCTGGgccttttgcaggtcgcggatGACTAAATGCATGGACTTCGGACTGCGCATATGAGGAAGCCATTTGTCagtcaaaggagaagaaactttcccccaaagtgacatcatgataccagaacctgcccattcccccatcgcagatctgagccttgTGTTCAAAGACACAACTGCCCACCACCCTGACCCTGaaatgtctccgggagacatggtccgcagctctggctggtgctcctcccaagcggggtccttctccagacccCGCTAGTAGGTGCTCCGGCAAGAGCCAcgacccacctgtcagacagccgcaGGCCCACTAATAGACCAAAAAACGGGGGTTAGGGACCTCTGTCCTAGAGAAGAGCCTTTTCACAGGTGCATCAGGGGGTGCAGTATTTTTAGTGATGCTTCAGACAAGGCCAACCTTAAGAACACATCTGCCCATTGCAAAACTCAAGTAGGTTACTAGTGATTTAACATTTCTAATCCTACATGGGAACTGGGGGCTGGTTAggtcaaaatgcacaaaaaattaaaacacttcaGTTCATAAGGCACCACAGAGAAAAACTCTGAAATCCAGTGTTCAATGGCTCTCTCTTTGTCTTTTTGTTAACTAGTATGTTACAGCTGTATCTttaaatatgtcaaaatacaCTTTGGGCCAAGCTTACTTAGAGAAGCTAGGATGCAAAACGTTGGGACATGTGCCCTGCACTTTAGCACTGCTTTGTTGACATGTCCCTCAGCCTGTTGTCTTGGAAGGAGCCTTCCAATCCTGTACAAGTTTTAAGACTTTACCACAAATATACCCTAAAAGAATTGCTTTCATACAGCATTGAAACACAAATATGAAAGACGGGACCATAAAAAGGCCCAGTGGTGAAGAATCATAGGTGTCAAATTAAGCTCTGCATTTCCTGAGGGCATCCACTTTTACATATTGGTCaacctttacattttaaagcaaagcatAAAGGAAGCCAAATGTATATTTCCAGCGCACCATTAAACTACAGAGCGCACATTCCGAAATGTCTACTAGATGAACCAATGATGTTTAAAGCCTTACAGCAAATTAGCTCGACTCAGGGCAACGTTCATAGGATTGTCTGCTTTGGCTATACCACAGTTTCATTCCCTTTGCCCGGTTTGACCCAAGCATCGgcccttttcttccttttcacTTTTCCAGAGTTCACTAATTTGTTTGAACACTTTTGCCACGTATGGAGCGTCTTGGCAGACCAGATCCACATACCAGACGTGATGCCCACCAAAAGGGACATGAATATCTTGAGCATCTCCACAGCAATGTTAGAGTCATCGGCCGTGTATCGGAAAATGGTCCAATTGGAGATCTCATAAAAGTAGCAGGCGATCACACAGGTGGCCGGGACAGTGTATAAAACAGAGAAGACACCGATTTTCACCATTAATCGTTCTAACTTGTCCGTCTTGGTTCCATCTTTTTGAAGATTGGACCTGATTTTAAATAAAGCGACAAGACCAGCTGCTATAAACAAAGTTCCAATCACCAAGTAAGTGAAAAGTGGGGCCACAACAAAACCAGTTAGGGCATCAATGTTTTGATTGCCAACATAGCACAGACCGGTCAACTCGTCTGCATCAACAAGTCTCATGATCAGGATAACTATGGTCTTCACAGCTGGAATTGCCCAAGCAGCGATGTGGAAGTAGGAGCTATGCATTTCTATAGCTTCGTGTCCCCACTTAAGACCCGCTGCAAGAAACCAGGTCAGTGTCAAAATCACCCACCAGATGGAGCTAgccattccaaaaaaatacatgagcaaaaaaataatagcacATCCTGTGTTCTTTAGCCCTTCCTGGATGAGAACGGGTGCTGAAGCCTCCCCAAACTCACAGGATATTCTGTCTCGGCCCACGATCAATCTAACAATATAAGcaatgctataaatattataacacatGCTCAAAAAGATGATAGGTCTCTCAGGATAGGAGAAACGAGAGGAGTCAATCAAAAAAGTGAGGACGGTGAAAGCAGTGGATAAAAAGCACAAGCTGGCCCACACGGCCATCCAGATGTCAGTGAATTCCTTAGACAGGCGGCTGTAGAGACCTGCGTCATAACCGCACTTCAAGACGCAGCTCATGCTTCTCGATACCCAGGTGTACTGTTCTGAGTTTGGACCCATGGAGGTGCACTCTTCTCCCGGCTGCACAGCTGTTTTACTGTGCATTGGAACCTCCTCATCTCCAGGGCCTTCCATGCACATGTGATTGTGGTCATTTTGGGGTGGAAATTTGCTACAGTTCAAGCTTTCTGGCCAAGCAAATCCAAATTCCTTGAGGACAGGTTCACatcttttctttacagaaaggCACATGCCACCACAGGGGCCGATGGGGATGTTTATTTTCTCTGTACACATTGGAACGTACACAGAACAGAggaaaaactaaaggaaaaaaacaaaacaaaacatgagaTTAGGGTGCATGAAAAAGTATTACAAACAAATAtactaaacatatattatatatataatgcaaagatGCAaagggcagtgttctccccagccccttttagctgggtgcaccaccgggcacttttcTGTACCCACCTtgctgtttttggggggttactgaaaagttgggtcacaatacagggaccgcCACCTGCCTACAGGGTCCTCCCATTTagcctaaaatacatttctggggagaatactgaaggGTAACACATATTAGTATGCATGTATGTAATTTGGgactgtttgcataaaaaaagatattttacttttgttttaagttttagATCAAGGCTCCACCTAAAGCTAGAAGCTAGGTAGATAAAAAAGGGGCAAATTATTTCAGTTCAGTAATAATTCATACCGCTTTTTTAAATGTAGGCAGTATAtgtatctgaatttatttgctaTCAGCCTGAAACAGAGGAGCTCGAAGTAGGAAAGGAGAAACACCACAAAGTGCAAATTAAGTATTCTGCACTTCATGGTGACAGAACAGAGAACATCTCATCAGTTTATTACTACTCATGTTACTCTCCAGTAATGCAATAGGGGTGGCGAGAATACCTATAGGAAAAAGTTAAACTGCAGCTGGGCAGGTCAGGTCCCCTCCCTTCCTAGGCAGGTCTATGCCATGTAGATGTAAATCTCAGGAatagatagaaaaagaaatataaatcacTTGAAGGAAAAGGGGCTCTCATGTATAGATTTCATCAGCAATTTTAGTTATTTgctttgagttcagctttaaggagtTGGAGGGTTTTTGCAACACCGAGTATGCAAAGGCGTAGGATTGCCAAAATGCAAAGATCTGGAGATCAGCtgttcctattattttatttccttttatttgctcAATTAtctataaaagtataaaagaataccttttagaaaagtataaaaacataagttatacataacttttatttgtaaaagcaaATCTACAAATGTTCCATAAACAAAAGACCCCTGAAATGCATTAAATTGTTGGatgtatggaaaaaaacaacacaattttaaTAGGTTGTCTTCAGATCTTTTTTGCACTACTATATAATCTCTTACCCAGATACAAGTTCATTACATTGTTTAGGCTGGAACAAAGAAAGTTTTGGTAAAGTGATTGTATCAAAATTGTACAATCAAACTACATTCTGTATAGCAATCCTaacagatattatatatatatatatatatcatagtaaaaaaaaaacacctgtaatGGTaaaatcaacaagtattttttttatatccccagcatattattatattatttaaaacaattcctATGCATACTACAAAATGACAGATTGAGCTTTGATTTATATCACTactaaactttttaacttttcaatTTTTCACCCAACCTGGTACTCATCTTTTCAGTGTCATTTTGTTTGGCAAACCTAATACCCTCTCTTTTTAAGCTGTGAGGAGTTCAATCTATTGAAAGCCTGAGTTTAGAAATGTAATACAAGAGCTAATGTAAACTAAATACTTTCCTAATCAAGCCTGGGGTAAACACTAGTAAGAGCTCCTGGCacacaatgatttatttta is a genomic window containing:
- the FZD4 gene encoding frizzled-4, coding for MGSMLWSLLFYLPVLCSLAMEVYSFGDEEERRCDPIRISMCQNLGYNVTKMPNLVGHELQTDAELQLTTFTPLIQYGCSSQLQFFLCSVYVPMCTEKINIPIGPCGGMCLSVKKRCEPVLKEFGFAWPESLNCSKFPPQNDHNHMCMEGPGDEEVPMHSKTAVQPGEECTSMGPNSEQYTWVSRSMSCVLKCGYDAGLYSRLSKEFTDIWMAVWASLCFLSTAFTVLTFLIDSSRFSYPERPIIFLSMCYNIYSIAYIVRLIVGRDRISCEFGEASAPVLIQEGLKNTGCAIIFLLMYFFGMASSIWWVILTLTWFLAAGLKWGHEAIEMHSSYFHIAAWAIPAVKTIVILIMRLVDADELTGLCYVGNQNIDALTGFVVAPLFTYLVIGTLFIAAGLVALFKIRSNLQKDGTKTDKLERLMVKIGVFSVLYTVPATCVIACYFYEISNWTIFRYTADDSNIAVEMLKIFMSLLVGITSGMWIWSAKTLHTWQKCSNKLVNSGKVKRKKRADAWVKPGKGNETVV